A window of the Streptomyces sp. NBC_00250 genome harbors these coding sequences:
- a CDS encoding electron transfer flavoprotein subunit alpha/FixB family protein — MAEILVLVDHADGAVRKPALELLTLARRIGEPSAVVLGAGEAAASIAATAGEYGAATVYVADGAEFTEQLVVPKVDALTQLAKEKGAAAVLVTSSGEGKEIAARVALRLGSGLITDAVELEAGENGPVATQSVFAASYQVRSTVTHGVPVITVKPNSAAPEASSAAGTVEDVTVAFTGNAAKVVARTPRVSTGRPELTESAIVVSGGRGVGAAEGFAVVEKLADSLGAAVGASRAAVDAGWYPHSNQVGQTGKQVSPQLYVAAGISGAIQHRAGMQTSKTIVAVNKDPEAPIFDLVDYGVVGDLFEVLPQLTDEIGAR; from the coding sequence ATGGCTGAGATCCTGGTTCTCGTGGACCACGCCGACGGTGCGGTCCGCAAGCCGGCCCTCGAACTGCTGACCCTGGCCCGCCGCATCGGCGAGCCCTCGGCGGTCGTGCTCGGCGCCGGCGAGGCCGCGGCCTCGATCGCCGCCACCGCCGGCGAGTACGGCGCGGCGACCGTGTACGTCGCGGACGGCGCCGAGTTCACCGAGCAGCTGGTCGTGCCGAAGGTCGACGCGCTCACCCAGCTCGCCAAGGAGAAGGGGGCCGCCGCCGTCCTGGTGACCTCCTCCGGCGAGGGCAAGGAGATCGCGGCCCGTGTCGCGCTCCGCCTCGGCTCCGGTCTGATCACCGACGCCGTCGAGCTGGAGGCCGGCGAGAACGGCCCGGTCGCCACCCAGTCCGTCTTCGCCGCCTCGTACCAGGTGCGCTCGACGGTCACCCACGGCGTGCCGGTCATCACCGTCAAGCCGAACTCCGCCGCCCCGGAGGCCTCTTCGGCCGCCGGTACGGTCGAGGACGTCACCGTCGCCTTCACCGGCAACGCCGCCAAGGTCGTCGCGCGCACCCCGCGCGTCTCCACCGGCCGCCCCGAGCTGACCGAGTCCGCGATCGTGGTCTCCGGCGGCCGTGGTGTCGGCGCGGCCGAGGGCTTCGCGGTCGTCGAGAAGCTGGCCGACTCGCTCGGCGCGGCCGTCGGCGCCTCCCGCGCCGCCGTGGACGCCGGCTGGTACCCGCACTCCAACCAGGTCGGCCAGACCGGCAAGCAGGTCTCGCCGCAGCTGTACGTCGCGGCGGGCATCTCCGGCGCGATCCAGCACCGGGCGGGCATGCAGACGTCGAAGACGATCGTCGCGGTCAACAAGGACCCCGAGGCCCCGATCTTCGACCTGGTGGACTACGGCGTGGTCGGCGACCTCTTCGAGGTGCTGCCGCAGCTGACGGACGAGATCGGCGCCCGCTGA
- a CDS encoding TetR family transcriptional regulator — MGTASTNSTKPAMRDSLIAAAFQLFLERGYEQTTVDDIVTLAGVGRRSFFRYFPSKEDVVFPDHEQCLADMTRFLAASADSDDPMVRVCGAARLVMRMYAENPTFSVQRYRLTREVTGLRTYELSVVWRYEKTLGDYLRTRWADRRDGTLRANVAAAAVVAAHNHALRHWLRSGGEGDPLAEVDSALEFVRATWSPDAVVDAPAEETEDVVVVITKRSTPMWRVVREVESSLGES, encoded by the coding sequence ATGGGAACAGCGTCGACGAACTCCACGAAGCCCGCGATGCGGGACTCCCTCATCGCCGCGGCCTTCCAGCTCTTTCTGGAGCGGGGCTACGAGCAGACCACGGTCGACGACATCGTCACCCTCGCGGGCGTCGGCCGGCGGTCCTTCTTCCGGTACTTCCCGTCGAAGGAGGACGTGGTCTTCCCCGACCACGAGCAGTGCCTCGCCGACATGACCCGCTTCCTCGCGGCGAGCGCCGACTCCGACGACCCGATGGTCCGGGTCTGCGGCGCAGCCCGGCTCGTCATGCGGATGTACGCCGAGAACCCGACCTTCTCCGTGCAGCGCTACCGGCTCACCCGCGAGGTGACCGGACTGCGCACGTACGAACTCTCGGTCGTCTGGCGCTACGAGAAGACCCTCGGTGACTATCTGCGCACCCGCTGGGCCGACCGCAGGGACGGCACCCTGCGTGCCAACGTGGCCGCGGCGGCCGTGGTCGCCGCCCACAACCACGCCCTGCGGCACTGGCTGCGCTCGGGCGGCGAGGGCGACCCGCTGGCGGAGGTCGACAGTGCCCTGGAGTTCGTGCGCGCCACCTGGAGCCCCGACGCGGTCGTGGACGCGCCGGCCGAGGAGACCGAGGACGTCGTCGTGGTGATCACCAAGCGGTCCACCCCCATGTGGCGCGTGGTGCGCGAGGTGGAATCGAGCCTCGGCGAGAGCTGA
- a CDS encoding SDR family NAD(P)-dependent oxidoreductase: MDIAGSAALVTGAASGLGAATAAALAARGATVYGLDLDKAVAAAGPLPEGVRLLAADVTDEQQVREALAAIDADGAELRLAVNCAGIAPSARILGRKGPHDLDLFRAVVNVNLIGTFNVMRLAAEAIARHEPDEHGQRGLVVNTASIAAFEGQVGQIAYAASKAGVAGMTVTAARDLAQFGVRVVTIAPGIVDTPMMAGFGEDVRAGLAASVTFPQRLARPEEYARLVTMIAEHDYLNGETIRMDGALRMTAR; this comes from the coding sequence ATGGACATCGCCGGCTCCGCCGCTCTCGTCACCGGTGCCGCTTCCGGTCTCGGCGCCGCCACCGCCGCGGCGCTCGCCGCCCGGGGCGCCACCGTCTACGGACTCGACCTGGACAAGGCCGTGGCCGCCGCCGGGCCGCTGCCCGAGGGCGTCCGGCTGCTCGCGGCCGACGTCACCGACGAGCAGCAGGTCCGCGAGGCCCTCGCCGCGATCGACGCCGACGGCGCCGAGCTGCGGCTCGCCGTGAACTGCGCGGGCATCGCTCCCTCCGCCCGCATCCTGGGCCGCAAGGGACCGCACGACCTCGACCTGTTCCGGGCCGTGGTCAACGTCAACCTGATCGGTACGTTCAACGTGATGCGGCTCGCCGCCGAGGCCATCGCCCGGCACGAGCCCGACGAGCACGGACAGCGCGGTCTCGTCGTCAACACCGCCTCCATCGCCGCCTTCGAGGGCCAGGTCGGCCAGATCGCCTACGCCGCGTCCAAGGCGGGCGTCGCGGGCATGACCGTCACCGCCGCCCGCGACCTGGCGCAGTTCGGCGTCCGGGTCGTCACCATCGCCCCCGGCATCGTCGACACCCCGATGATGGCCGGGTTCGGGGAGGACGTGAGGGCCGGTCTGGCCGCGAGCGTCACCTTCCCGCAGCGCCTCGCGCGCCCGGAGGAGTACGCCCGCCTGGTGACGATGATCGCCGAGCACGACTACCTCAACGGCGAGACGATCCGGATGGACGGCGCGCTCCGGATGACCGCCCGCTGA
- the cynS gene encoding cyanase yields the protein MVHAQFDPTARHALAVAAVEAKTVKDLSWRQIADAAGLSVAFTTAAVLGQHALPEPSARAVAELLGLDEDAVRLLRTIPTRGSIDGGIPTDPTIYRFHEMLQVYGTTLKALVHEEFGDGIISAINFTLDVKKVADPEGGERAVITLDGKYLPTRPF from the coding sequence GTGGTGCACGCCCAGTTCGACCCCACCGCCCGTCACGCGCTCGCCGTCGCCGCCGTCGAGGCCAAGACCGTCAAGGACCTGAGCTGGCGGCAGATCGCCGACGCCGCCGGTCTCTCCGTCGCCTTCACCACCGCCGCCGTCCTCGGCCAGCACGCCCTGCCCGAGCCGTCCGCGAGGGCCGTCGCCGAGCTCCTCGGCCTCGACGAGGACGCGGTGCGCCTGCTGCGGACGATCCCCACCCGGGGCTCCATCGACGGCGGCATCCCGACCGACCCGACGATCTACCGCTTCCACGAGATGCTCCAGGTGTACGGGACCACGCTGAAGGCCCTGGTCCACGAGGAGTTCGGGGACGGCATCATCTCCGCGATCAACTTCACGCTGGACGTGAAGAAGGTCGCCGACCCCGAGGGCGGGGAGCGCGCGGTCATCACGCTCGACGGCAAGTACCTGCCGACCAGGCCCTTCTGA
- a CDS encoding carbonic anhydrase, with the protein MPHLAEGIARFQREVFPAKAGLFARLATAHRPGTLFIGCSDARVVPELITQTDPGELFVIRTAGNLVPAHTPDGDGVAAGVEYAVTVLGVRDVIVCGHSACGAMTALAERRDLRGAPAVAAWLRHADASLARTAAGRAGDVAALVRENVAVQLANLATHPSVARALAEGDVRLHGWVFDIADGTVEELPGVVPHAA; encoded by the coding sequence ATGCCTCATCTCGCCGAGGGAATCGCCCGCTTCCAGCGGGAGGTCTTCCCTGCCAAGGCCGGCCTCTTCGCCCGCCTCGCCACCGCCCACCGGCCCGGGACGCTGTTCATCGGCTGCTCGGACGCCCGGGTCGTCCCCGAACTCATCACCCAGACCGACCCCGGTGAACTCTTCGTCATCCGCACCGCCGGAAACCTCGTCCCCGCCCACACCCCGGACGGCGACGGAGTGGCCGCCGGGGTCGAGTACGCCGTCACCGTCCTCGGCGTACGGGACGTCATCGTCTGCGGGCACTCCGCCTGTGGCGCCATGACCGCGCTCGCCGAGCGCCGCGACCTCAGGGGCGCGCCCGCCGTCGCCGCCTGGCTGCGGCACGCCGACGCCTCGCTCGCCCGTACCGCCGCCGGGCGGGCGGGGGACGTGGCCGCCCTGGTACGGGAGAACGTCGCCGTGCAGCTGGCGAACCTGGCCACCCATCCCTCGGTGGCCCGCGCCCTCGCCGAGGGGGACGTACGGCTGCACGGCTGGGTCTTCGACATCGCCGACGGCACCGTCGAGGAGCTGCCCGGGGTCGTCCCCCACGCCGCCTGA
- the cynR gene encoding transcriptional regulator CynR, which yields MQPELRHLRYLLAVAEHANFTRAAEELRIAQPTLSQQIKQLEKALGVLLLDRGGRTVRLTDAGEAYAGYARRALQDLAAGERAVLDVHDLSRGRLRLAATPTFTYLTGPLVAAFHTRHPGITVEVRESTQDRIEAELLADRLDLGIAFQGDHLPGIEDTALFTETLGLVVGPGHPFAGRTEPVPAEELNHRHLALLSQDFATRRHVDAYVSEHGLRPRIAVEANAVSALTEIVRRTALATVLPDAVTRDHPHLTPVPLSPALPPRGVTLLRRAADYRSAATRAFTELAARWDEGQGGVLPPEGQEGQPIG from the coding sequence ATGCAGCCGGAACTCCGTCATCTCCGCTATCTGCTCGCCGTCGCCGAGCACGCCAACTTCACCCGGGCCGCCGAGGAGCTCCGGATCGCCCAGCCCACGCTCTCCCAGCAGATCAAGCAGCTGGAGAAGGCCCTCGGGGTGCTGCTCCTGGACCGCGGCGGCCGCACCGTGCGCCTCACCGACGCCGGGGAGGCCTACGCGGGCTACGCCCGGCGCGCGCTCCAGGACCTGGCGGCGGGCGAGCGGGCGGTGCTCGACGTGCACGACCTCTCCCGTGGCCGGCTCCGGCTCGCCGCGACCCCCACCTTCACGTACCTCACGGGTCCACTGGTCGCCGCCTTCCACACCCGGCATCCGGGCATCACCGTGGAGGTACGGGAGTCGACCCAGGACCGCATCGAGGCCGAACTCCTCGCCGACCGCCTCGATCTCGGGATCGCCTTCCAGGGCGACCACCTGCCGGGCATCGAGGACACCGCGCTCTTCACCGAGACCCTCGGCCTCGTCGTGGGCCCCGGCCACCCCTTCGCCGGCCGGACCGAACCCGTACCGGCCGAAGAGCTGAATCACCGTCACCTCGCCCTGCTCAGCCAGGACTTCGCCACCCGTCGGCACGTCGACGCGTACGTCTCCGAGCACGGCCTCCGGCCGCGGATCGCGGTGGAGGCCAACGCCGTCAGCGCGCTCACCGAGATCGTCCGCCGCACCGCCCTGGCCACCGTGCTGCCCGACGCCGTCACCCGGGACCACCCGCATCTGACCCCCGTACCGCTCTCCCCCGCCCTGCCGCCCCGGGGCGTCACCCTCCTCCGGCGGGCGGCCGACTACCGGAGCGCGGCCACGCGCGCGTTCACCGAGCTGGCGGCGCGTTGGGACGAGGGCCAGGGAGGCGTCCTGCCCCCGGAAGGCCAGGAGGGTCAACCGATCGGATGA
- a CDS encoding GlcG/HbpS family heme-binding protein — translation MKKTSRTRVVTGGAIVAALALGGFGAYSASATGENTAAAPAAAVAKADAENKNTTRSTHLTIEAATKAAQATLDAAEKENQRVSVAVVDRNGNTIVTLRGDGAGPQSYESAEKKAYTAVSWNAPTSVLAGRLAQAPNLKDIPGTLFLAGGAPVTAKGAPIAGIGVAGAPSGDLDEKFAQAGVAALGK, via the coding sequence GTGAAGAAGACCTCGCGCACCCGTGTCGTGACCGGTGGCGCGATCGTCGCCGCGCTCGCCCTCGGTGGCTTCGGGGCCTACTCCGCCAGCGCCACCGGTGAGAACACGGCGGCCGCCCCCGCCGCCGCGGTCGCCAAGGCGGACGCCGAGAACAAGAACACCACCCGCTCCACGCACCTGACGATCGAGGCCGCAACGAAGGCCGCGCAGGCGACCCTCGACGCCGCCGAGAAGGAGAACCAGCGCGTCTCCGTCGCCGTCGTCGACCGCAACGGCAACACCATCGTCACCCTCCGCGGCGACGGCGCGGGCCCGCAGTCCTACGAGTCGGCCGAGAAGAAGGCGTACACCGCCGTCTCCTGGAACGCCCCGACCTCCGTCCTCGCCGGCCGCCTCGCCCAGGCCCCGAACCTGAAGGACATCCCCGGCACCCTCTTCCTCGCCGGTGGTGCCCCGGTGACCGCCAAGGGCGCGCCCATCGCGGGCATCGGTGTCGCCGGCGCCCCCTCGGGCGACCTCGACGAGAAGTTCGCCCAGGCCGGCGTCGCCGCCCTCGGCAAGTAA
- a CDS encoding ankyrin repeat domain-containing protein → MNAIDDTLLAAATHGDTVAVRTALAAGARVDARDRRRRTPLLHAARRDHVAAARVLLAAGADPNAQDDRCDSPWLVTGVTGGVTMMRTLLAAGPDLTLTNRYGGTALIPAAERGHVAYVRAVLTETAIDVDHVNRLGWTALLEAVILGTGGRDHQDVVALLLAAGADPELPDPHGQTALDHAVRHGLTGIAALLRRRHLCRTGQF, encoded by the coding sequence ATGAACGCGATCGACGACACCCTCCTGGCGGCCGCCACGCACGGTGACACCGTCGCCGTCCGCACGGCCCTCGCCGCGGGCGCCAGGGTCGACGCCCGCGACCGGCGCCGCCGCACTCCGCTGCTGCACGCCGCTCGGCGCGACCACGTCGCCGCCGCGCGGGTCCTCCTCGCCGCGGGCGCCGACCCGAACGCCCAGGACGACCGGTGCGACAGCCCCTGGCTGGTCACCGGCGTCACGGGCGGCGTCACGATGATGCGGACCCTGCTCGCGGCGGGCCCCGACCTGACGCTGACCAACCGGTACGGCGGTACGGCCCTGATCCCGGCGGCCGAGCGGGGCCATGTGGCCTACGTCCGCGCCGTCCTGACCGAGACGGCCATCGACGTCGACCACGTCAACCGGCTGGGCTGGACGGCCCTCCTGGAGGCCGTGATCCTCGGCACGGGCGGCCGTGACCACCAGGACGTCGTCGCCCTCCTCCTGGCGGCGGGCGCCGACCCCGAACTCCCGGACCCCCACGGGCAGACGGCCCTGGACCACGCGGTCCGCCACGGTCTGACGGGGATCGCGGCCCTCCTGAGACGCCGACACCTGTGCCGTACAGGGCAGTTCTGA
- a CDS encoding protein kinase domain-containing protein yields the protein MHIDTVVYYQVTDVRAATYEVASYIQAIEQLTITTLRNIIGGMDLERTLTSGEEINAAQQVLDVHGPLPAATLRAPALGVAEALEAIHACGIVHRDLKPGNILIAAEGPRVIDFGIARGADATALTRTDFVIGTRGFLAPEQMAGGPPTAAVDTYAFGMVLCHAGGAASAVGGTVLDGASRLLPADLAAVATACLSHDPAGRPSPTEILRRIGDTDGEDPSDWLPPALRTLVGLHQASTVTAAPPE from the coding sequence GTGCACATCGACACGGTCGTCTACTACCAGGTGACCGACGTCAGGGCCGCGACCTACGAGGTCGCCAGCTACATCCAGGCGATCGAGCAGCTCACCATCACCACCCTGCGCAACATCATCGGCGGCATGGACCTGGAGCGGACCCTGACCTCCGGCGAGGAGATCAACGCGGCCCAGCAGGTCCTGGACGTCCACGGCCCGCTGCCCGCGGCCACCCTGCGGGCGCCGGCGCTCGGTGTGGCCGAGGCCCTTGAGGCCATCCACGCGTGCGGCATCGTCCACCGGGACCTCAAGCCCGGCAACATCCTCATCGCGGCCGAGGGCCCCCGCGTGATCGACTTCGGCATCGCGCGGGGCGCGGACGCGACCGCGCTCACCCGCACCGATTTCGTCATCGGTACGCGCGGGTTCCTGGCTCCGGAGCAGATGGCGGGCGGTCCGCCGACCGCCGCCGTCGACACCTACGCGTTCGGCATGGTGCTGTGCCATGCGGGCGGGGCGGCCTCGGCCGTCGGGGGCACGGTCCTCGACGGCGCTTCGCGGCTGCTGCCCGCCGACCTCGCCGCCGTGGCGACCGCCTGTCTCAGCCATGATCCGGCGGGCCGTCCCTCCCCCACCGAGATCCTGCGCAGGATCGGCGACACCGACGGGGAGGATCCGTCGGACTGGCTGCCGCCCGCCCTGCGCACGCTGGTCGGCCTGCACCAGGCCTCCACCGTGACCGCCGCGCCCCCGGAGTGA
- a CDS encoding acyl-CoA dehydrogenase family protein — MDVDRLLPTPEAADLIALTREIADKELSPRVDEYEATETYPEGLFTTLGEAGLLGLPYPEEYGGGGQPYEVYLQVLEELAARWAAVAVATSVHTLACHPLHTFGTAGQKERWLPEMLEGRTIGGYSLSEPQAGSDAAALACKAERQDDGSGYRITGTKAWITHGGKADFYALFARTAPGSHGISCFLAPGATEGLSFGSPERKMGLQAVPTTSAYWDGALLDADRLIGDEGQGLQIAFSALDSGRLGIAACATGLAQAALDAAVAYANERTTFGRRIIDHQGLGFLLADMAAAVDAARATYLDAARRRDLGRPFSRQASAAKLIATDTAMKVTTDAVQVLGGYGYTRDFPVERYMREAKITQIFEGTNQIQRLVISRGLVA; from the coding sequence ATGGATGTCGACCGCCTGCTTCCCACCCCCGAGGCAGCGGACCTCATCGCCCTCACCCGGGAGATCGCCGACAAGGAGCTCTCTCCGCGGGTGGACGAGTACGAGGCCACCGAGACCTATCCCGAAGGACTCTTCACGACCCTCGGCGAGGCCGGGCTCCTCGGCCTGCCGTACCCGGAGGAGTACGGCGGCGGTGGCCAGCCGTACGAGGTCTACCTGCAGGTCCTGGAGGAGCTGGCCGCGCGCTGGGCGGCCGTCGCCGTCGCCACCAGCGTCCACACCCTCGCCTGCCACCCGCTCCACACCTTCGGCACCGCCGGGCAGAAGGAGCGGTGGCTGCCCGAGATGCTGGAGGGCCGCACCATCGGCGGCTACAGCCTCTCCGAGCCGCAGGCCGGCTCCGACGCGGCCGCCCTCGCCTGCAAGGCCGAGCGGCAGGACGACGGCAGCGGGTACCGGATCACCGGCACCAAGGCGTGGATCACCCACGGCGGCAAGGCCGACTTCTACGCCCTCTTCGCCCGGACCGCGCCGGGCAGCCACGGCATCTCCTGCTTCCTCGCCCCCGGCGCCACCGAAGGACTCAGCTTCGGCTCCCCCGAGCGCAAGATGGGCCTCCAGGCCGTCCCCACCACCTCCGCCTACTGGGACGGTGCGCTCCTCGACGCCGACCGGCTCATAGGGGACGAGGGCCAGGGTCTGCAGATCGCCTTCAGCGCGCTCGACAGCGGCCGCCTCGGCATCGCCGCCTGCGCCACCGGCCTCGCCCAGGCCGCCCTCGACGCCGCCGTGGCGTACGCCAACGAGCGCACCACCTTCGGCCGGCGGATCATCGACCACCAGGGTCTCGGCTTCCTCCTCGCCGACATGGCCGCCGCCGTCGACGCGGCCCGCGCCACCTACCTGGACGCGGCCCGCCGCCGCGACCTCGGCCGCCCCTTCAGCCGCCAGGCCAGCGCGGCCAAGCTCATCGCCACGGACACGGCCATGAAGGTCACGACGGACGCCGTCCAGGTCCTCGGCGGCTACGGCTACACCCGCGACTTCCCGGTCGAGCGCTACATGCGCGAAGCGAAGATCACCCAGATCTTCGAGGGCACCAACCAGATCCAGCGCCTGGTCATCAGCCGGGGGCTCGTCGCCTAG
- a CDS encoding TetR/AcrR family transcriptional regulator, with protein sequence MIETSAADAPKLTGRGAARRSALFEELVALLVGEGFARLTLDDLAARLRCSKRTLYGLAGSKEQLVRAAVVHFFRRATARVEAVLAAATDPAERLAAYLRAVSAELAPVSPQFFDDVAAFEPAAEVYERNTRAAAGRVQQLIEEGVRAGVFREVHVTFAADVISSVMVRIQRRQVAAATGLADAEAYEQLAELLLSGLRRA encoded by the coding sequence GTGATCGAGACCTCAGCCGCCGACGCCCCGAAGCTGACGGGCCGCGGTGCGGCGCGCCGCTCCGCCCTCTTCGAGGAGCTCGTCGCCCTCCTCGTCGGTGAGGGCTTCGCCCGGCTGACGCTCGACGACCTCGCCGCCCGCCTCCGCTGCTCGAAGCGGACCCTGTACGGCCTGGCCGGCAGCAAGGAGCAGCTGGTCCGGGCGGCGGTCGTGCACTTCTTCCGGCGCGCCACGGCCCGGGTCGAGGCGGTCCTCGCCGCCGCGACCGATCCCGCCGAGCGGCTCGCCGCCTATCTGCGGGCGGTTTCGGCCGAGCTGGCGCCGGTCTCGCCGCAGTTCTTCGACGACGTGGCCGCGTTCGAACCGGCGGCCGAGGTCTACGAGCGGAACACGCGCGCGGCGGCCGGCCGGGTCCAGCAGCTCATCGAGGAGGGCGTCCGCGCGGGTGTCTTCCGCGAGGTGCACGTGACCTTCGCGGCCGACGTCATCTCCTCGGTGATGGTGCGCATCCAGCGCCGCCAGGTGGCGGCGGCGACCGGTCTCGCCGACGCCGAGGCGTACGAACAGCTGGCCGAGCTGCTCCTCAGCGGTCTGCGCAGGGCCTGA
- a CDS encoding TNT domain-containing protein yields the protein MERSRTAFRIRAVLATLGVTAALTAAPAAQAAPAEKPVAAPPAQCTGEFQGDKRLGPKFLPKKWQEPVGPLLNRYHRTGKLSSADFLKKYWEGPADTGSWKYPPNDGFGEVNGTVDKAPELLQEGERLDRFGSEFGSYLAPAGDAYAKRALPPQNLNTRDAAFPCDYHLYEVTRAFVVWEGSIAPWFEQPGGGRQIKLDPAFLNPGEGQRLSVKWLLDNGYLVRVPA from the coding sequence GTGGAGCGCAGCCGTACCGCCTTCAGGATCCGTGCCGTCCTCGCCACCTTGGGCGTCACCGCCGCCCTCACCGCCGCCCCGGCGGCGCAGGCCGCGCCGGCCGAGAAGCCCGTCGCCGCACCCCCCGCCCAGTGCACCGGGGAGTTCCAGGGCGACAAGCGGCTCGGCCCGAAGTTCCTGCCGAAGAAGTGGCAGGAGCCGGTGGGTCCGCTGCTCAACCGCTACCACCGGACGGGGAAGCTCTCGTCCGCCGACTTCCTCAAGAAGTACTGGGAGGGTCCGGCCGACACCGGCAGCTGGAAGTACCCGCCGAACGACGGCTTCGGCGAGGTCAACGGAACCGTCGACAAGGCGCCGGAGCTGCTCCAGGAGGGCGAGCGCCTGGACCGCTTCGGCTCGGAGTTCGGCTCCTACCTGGCCCCGGCCGGTGACGCCTACGCCAAGCGCGCACTGCCCCCGCAGAACCTCAACACCCGGGACGCGGCCTTCCCCTGCGACTATCACCTGTACGAGGTGACGCGGGCGTTCGTGGTCTGGGAGGGCTCCATCGCGCCCTGGTTCGAGCAGCCGGGCGGCGGCCGCCAGATCAAGCTGGACCCGGCGTTCCTGAACCCGGGCGAGGGCCAGCGCCTCAGCGTCAAGTGGCTGCTCGACAACGGCTATCTGGTCCGCGTACCCGCGTGA
- a CDS encoding ROK family protein: protein MLRSGLLHLGAQVTMRNGRTVRDLRRENRTAVLQRLYFDGPLSRFSLGPATGLSSGSISNVVAELVAEGLVEEAGSVDSAGGRPRTLLRITPDSGCMIGVDVGETRVRIELFDLTLTELARTERPLAIDSPNPHDRYEVGVVVGHVREAIAEVLRIADVPAERLLGVGVGVPGIVARTAEDGAVVHGQTIGWDAVPLERLLRESVDLPATVPYWIDNGAKTLGQAEMWFGAGRGARSAVVVLFGSGVGACVVTDPMGPGRAIEWGHLTVRVRGRRCRCGAQGCLEAYAGAEALLERWREAGGVPPAGADEETALTAMLAAAYPAEAGAEPDATAVAVLEETAEYLGAGFADLINLFQPERILVGGWAGLQLGARFLETVKGYASEYALAYPAARVGIAMGTLGPDAVTVGAAILPLADFFGRGGRRAEAETAEEQPAWASTVRDRAAH from the coding sequence ATGTTGCGCTCAGGACTACTTCACCTGGGGGCCCAAGTGACCATGCGGAACGGCCGCACCGTGCGTGACCTACGACGCGAGAACCGCACCGCCGTCCTTCAACGCCTCTACTTCGACGGGCCGCTGAGCCGCTTCTCGCTCGGCCCCGCGACCGGTCTCAGCTCCGGCTCCATCAGCAACGTGGTCGCCGAGCTCGTCGCGGAGGGCCTGGTCGAGGAGGCGGGCAGCGTCGACTCGGCCGGCGGGCGCCCCCGTACCCTGCTCCGGATCACCCCGGACAGCGGCTGCATGATCGGCGTCGATGTCGGCGAGACCCGGGTCCGGATCGAGCTGTTCGACCTCACCCTCACCGAACTCGCCCGCACCGAACGCCCGTTGGCCATCGACAGTCCGAACCCCCACGACCGGTACGAGGTCGGGGTCGTCGTCGGGCACGTCCGGGAGGCCATCGCGGAGGTGCTGCGGATCGCGGACGTGCCCGCCGAGCGGCTGCTCGGGGTCGGCGTCGGCGTGCCGGGCATCGTGGCGCGCACCGCCGAGGACGGGGCGGTCGTGCACGGCCAGACGATCGGCTGGGACGCGGTCCCCCTGGAGCGGCTCCTGCGCGAGAGCGTGGACCTGCCGGCCACCGTGCCGTACTGGATCGACAACGGTGCCAAGACCCTCGGCCAGGCCGAGATGTGGTTCGGCGCCGGGCGGGGCGCGCGCAGCGCGGTGGTGGTCCTCTTCGGCTCGGGCGTCGGCGCGTGCGTGGTCACCGACCCGATGGGGCCGGGCCGGGCGATCGAGTGGGGTCATCTGACGGTACGGGTCCGGGGGCGGCGCTGCCGCTGCGGCGCCCAGGGCTGCCTGGAGGCGTACGCCGGAGCCGAAGCCCTCCTGGAGCGGTGGCGGGAGGCAGGTGGAGTGCCCCCGGCGGGCGCGGACGAGGAGACGGCGCTGACGGCGATGCTGGCGGCGGCGTACCCGGCGGAGGCGGGGGCGGAGCCCGACGCCACCGCGGTCGCCGTCCTGGAGGAGACCGCCGAGTACCTGGGCGCCGGATTCGCCGACCTCATCAACCTCTTCCAGCCCGAGCGCATCCTGGTCGGCGGCTGGGCGGGCCTCCAGCTCGGCGCCCGGTTCCTGGAGACGGTCAAGGGGTACGCGAGCGAGTACGCGCTCGCGTACCCGGCGGCCCGGGTCGGCATCGCCATGGGCACGCTCGGCCCCGACGCGGTCACGGTCGGCGCGGCGATCCTGCCGCTCGCGGACTTCTTCGGCCGGGGCGGGCGGCGGGCCGAGGCGGAGACCGCCGAGGAACAGCCGGCCTGGGCGTCGACCGTACGGGACAGGGCGGCGCACTGA